Proteins co-encoded in one Gehongia tenuis genomic window:
- the allB gene encoding allantoinase AllB: MYDLIIRKGKLVKPDGILEADIAIKDGKYAAFLAPGSAAEAKEVVDAEGCCVFPGIIDCHAHLNEPGFEYREDFATGTRAAAAGGTTTLMDMPLNNDPPLTNRAAFELKLSRIQKKAAVDYALWGGIIDDNTDELVDLKECGVAAFKGFTCPNGDLFPAVNLGHVRRALELLKPYGALCGFHCEEYGQILERERRLKAGGSGDPIRDFLDVHDLWAEYVATQNVIDMARATGGRVHICHVSHPKVAQLVREAKAEGLPVTAETCPHYLAFTEKIVFEKGAPAKCTPPMRDEAAKEGLWEYVLDGTLDCIGSDHSPAADGEKDNALGIWEAWGGLNTIQYFLPLMFDLVVHQRKLSPCLIARTMGEMPAKIFGLRDRKGAFEIGLDGDAVVLDPQKAWTVTRESLLTKGHISILEGISGKGAAVRTIVRGRTVAQDGAFEEDAFGYGSFLRPAQY; encoded by the coding sequence GTGTACGATCTGATCATTCGAAAGGGCAAATTGGTCAAACCCGACGGCATTTTGGAAGCCGATATCGCAATTAAGGACGGAAAATATGCGGCCTTTTTGGCGCCGGGTTCTGCGGCGGAGGCAAAGGAAGTGGTGGACGCCGAAGGATGCTGCGTCTTTCCCGGCATCATCGACTGCCATGCCCACCTCAACGAGCCGGGCTTTGAATATCGGGAGGATTTTGCCACCGGCACCCGTGCGGCGGCGGCGGGCGGCACCACCACCCTCATGGATATGCCGCTCAATAACGATCCGCCCCTCACAAACCGGGCCGCTTTTGAGCTGAAACTCAGCCGCATTCAGAAGAAGGCGGCGGTGGATTACGCTCTGTGGGGCGGCATTATTGACGATAACACCGATGAGCTGGTGGACCTCAAGGAGTGCGGCGTTGCCGCCTTCAAGGGTTTTACCTGCCCCAACGGCGATCTGTTTCCCGCCGTAAACCTGGGGCATGTGCGGCGTGCCCTTGAACTGCTCAAACCCTATGGCGCTCTTTGCGGGTTCCACTGCGAGGAGTACGGCCAGATTCTGGAGCGGGAGAGGCGGCTCAAGGCCGGGGGCAGCGGCGATCCCATCCGGGATTTCCTGGACGTCCACGACCTGTGGGCCGAATATGTGGCAACTCAAAACGTCATCGACATGGCCAGAGCCACCGGGGGCAGGGTGCATATTTGCCATGTGAGCCATCCAAAGGTGGCCCAGCTGGTGCGGGAGGCCAAGGCGGAAGGACTGCCGGTGACGGCGGAGACCTGTCCTCATTACCTGGCCTTTACCGAAAAGATCGTCTTTGAAAAGGGTGCACCCGCCAAGTGTACGCCGCCCATGCGGGATGAAGCGGCGAAGGAGGGTCTTTGGGAATATGTGCTGGACGGCACGCTCGACTGCATTGGAAGCGATCATTCGCCGGCGGCGGATGGGGAAAAGGACAATGCCCTTGGTATTTGGGAGGCCTGGGGAGGTCTCAACACCATCCAGTATTTCCTGCCCCTCATGTTCGATCTCGTCGTTCACCAAAGAAAGCTGAGCCCCTGTCTCATCGCACGGACGATGGGAGAGATGCCGGCGAAAATCTTTGGGCTGCGGGACAGAAAGGGCGCCTTTGAGATTGGATTGGACGGCGATGCGGTGGTGCTCGACCCCCAAAAGGCCTGGACCGTGACCCGGGAGAGTCTTTTGACCAAGGGCCATATCTCCATTCTGGAGGGCATATCGGGCAAAGGCGCGGCGGTGCGCACCATCGTGCGCGGCCGGACCGTGGCCCAGGACGGGGCCTTTGAGGAGGACGCCTTTGGGTATGGGAGCTTTCTTCGGCCGGCTCAATATTGA
- the arcC gene encoding carbamate kinase — translation MMKTVVIAIGGNAITESSQKGTIEEQQSNIKRCCENIADLIEAGYEIILTHGNGPQVGSIVLQNDLAKSVVPENPLDVCGAQTQGSLGYLIAQTLSNTLKHRHIQKKIATVLTQVLVDKMDPSFQKPTKFIGPFFTAEQADFLAKTKGFEMQKDSERGYRRVVASPRPLDLVEKDAVCALLKEGFLIITVGGGGIPVVQEDEELKGVEAVIDKDFASALVAREVGADTLIILTGVPKVAIDFGKPNMRELDEMTLTECRAYLAEGQFPPGSMGPKVEAAMEFVAAGGSEAIITSIENMKSALEHRDGTRIFAG, via the coding sequence ATTATGAAGACTGTGGTCATTGCCATTGGCGGCAACGCGATCACTGAGAGCAGTCAAAAGGGTACCATCGAGGAGCAGCAAAGCAATATTAAGCGTTGCTGTGAGAATATTGCCGATCTAATCGAGGCGGGATATGAGATCATTCTGACTCACGGAAACGGGCCGCAGGTGGGCAGTATCGTGCTGCAAAACGATTTGGCCAAGAGCGTGGTACCGGAAAATCCTCTCGATGTGTGTGGTGCGCAGACTCAGGGCAGTCTTGGTTATCTCATCGCGCAGACCCTCAGCAATACGCTGAAGCATCGGCATATCCAAAAAAAGATTGCCACTGTGCTCACCCAGGTTTTGGTGGATAAAATGGACCCCAGCTTCCAAAAGCCCACCAAGTTTATTGGGCCGTTTTTTACCGCGGAGCAGGCGGACTTTCTTGCGAAAACCAAGGGATTTGAGATGCAAAAGGACAGCGAGCGCGGGTACCGCCGGGTGGTGGCGTCGCCAAGGCCGCTGGATCTGGTGGAAAAGGATGCGGTTTGTGCCTTGTTAAAGGAAGGCTTTTTGATCATAACCGTGGGCGGCGGCGGCATCCCTGTGGTGCAGGAAGACGAGGAGCTTAAAGGTGTGGAGGCGGTGATCGATAAGGATTTTGCTTCCGCACTGGTGGCCAGGGAGGTAGGAGCAGACACGCTGATTATCCTGACAGGGGTGCCCAAAGTGGCCATCGATTTTGGAAAACCCAATATGCGGGAACTGGATGAGATGACCCTCACGGAATGCCGGGCCTATCTAGCCGAGGGGCAGTTCCCTCCGGGCAGCATGGGTCCCAAGGTGGAGGCTGCCATGGAGTTTGTGGCGGCGGGCGGCAGCGAAGCCATCATTACCTCCATTGAAAACATGAAATCCGCACTGGAACACCGGGACGGAACGCGGATTTTTGCAGGATAA
- the fdrA gene encoding bifunctional FdrA/YlbE family protein has product MLHTIIEKNTYMDSVELMKLSKELSHFSGIEKATVMMGTAANKEIMEKGGFGSEKLTAAKANDMVIAVDAENEDAVKSVLRAVKEAAEGRNKAASGAAGQTVIKSWEAAKDLGGDYNVCLISVPGEYAAAEAMEALNQGRHVMLFSDNVSLEDELALKKAAHAKGLLVMGPDCGTSILGGVSLAFANSVRRGNIGIAGASGTGIQELSVMIDRLGGGISHAIGTGGRDLSGKIGAITMKDAVGALEDDSATDVIAVISKPPAPSVRDELLGVLAGLTKPCAVLFLGEKAREGTGGVRLAGTMEGLARTAVELAGGTPRDLGGDGDGLKALPGAKLIGLFTGGTLAYEAAYLAKEAMGIKEESVHEMGYILRSENGEIIDLGDDVYTKGKPHPMMDPSSRNEKMKEILAGLDRPAVVLLDVVLGYGSAKDPAAELAGAIEELQKVRGDRTAFVVNLLGTEGDPQNLFHSKAVLEKAGAHVYLGNSRAVKAALEIAGYALPDAPLKAAKLPGAIKCAGASNAAKELLQRTPAVINVGLKGFADDLEKQGVRSVHFEWRPVAGGDKTLLKALNFLGHYEFKDGPYRNIDEANEAVIDKVRGSLPCLVDVIPACEASDVFGHGKLLLHAGPPIEWQEMTHPMQGSCVGAALFEEWAATEEEAWALFERGEVAFMPCHHAGFVGPMGGITSAHMPVLKVTNVTGGNDAYCTMNEGIGQVLRFGAYGPAVVDRLRFMRDTLGPVLAKAVKTVEGGLNLNVMIGRAIAMGDEFHQRNIAASLVFLKEVAPIIVGLDIPTEDKRKVIQFLANTDQFFLNVMMATGKAVMDYAATVEYGTVVTVMSRNGKDFGIRVSGMGNEWFTGPVNTPKGLYFTGFSEEDANPDIGDSAITETFGVGGMAMIAAPAVTRFVGSGGFYDALETSNRMCEITIANNGMFPIPTWDFKGTCLGIDIRKVAATGITPVINTGIAHKIAGLGQIGAGTVNPPLECFTKAVLAYAEKLGFNPN; this is encoded by the coding sequence GTGCTGCACACCATTATTGAAAAAAACACCTACATGGATTCAGTGGAACTGATGAAGCTGAGCAAGGAGCTCAGTCATTTCTCCGGAATCGAGAAGGCCACGGTCATGATGGGCACGGCGGCCAACAAGGAGATCATGGAAAAAGGCGGCTTTGGTTCGGAGAAGCTGACGGCGGCGAAGGCCAACGATATGGTGATCGCTGTGGATGCAGAAAATGAGGATGCGGTGAAAAGCGTCCTGAGAGCGGTGAAGGAAGCGGCGGAGGGCAGGAATAAAGCGGCCTCCGGAGCTGCGGGACAGACCGTGATAAAAAGCTGGGAAGCGGCAAAGGATCTGGGCGGGGACTACAACGTATGTTTGATTTCCGTACCCGGCGAATATGCGGCGGCGGAGGCCATGGAAGCGCTGAATCAGGGCAGGCATGTGATGCTTTTCAGCGACAACGTGAGCTTGGAGGATGAACTGGCCTTGAAGAAGGCCGCCCATGCAAAGGGACTTTTGGTGATGGGGCCCGATTGCGGCACCAGCATTTTGGGCGGCGTATCCCTCGCCTTCGCCAACAGTGTGAGGCGGGGCAATATCGGTATCGCCGGCGCTTCCGGCACGGGCATTCAGGAGCTTTCCGTCATGATTGACCGGCTGGGCGGAGGCATCTCCCACGCCATTGGTACCGGCGGACGGGATTTGTCCGGGAAAATTGGCGCCATCACCATGAAGGACGCCGTTGGCGCGCTGGAGGACGATTCGGCTACCGATGTGATTGCGGTGATTTCCAAGCCCCCGGCGCCGTCGGTGCGGGATGAGCTTTTGGGCGTCCTGGCCGGACTTACGAAACCCTGTGCTGTGCTGTTCCTGGGCGAAAAGGCTCGGGAAGGGACGGGCGGAGTACGTCTTGCGGGCACCATGGAGGGCCTGGCAAGGACCGCCGTGGAACTGGCGGGGGGAACTCCGCGGGACCTTGGCGGAGATGGCGATGGGCTGAAAGCACTGCCCGGAGCAAAACTCATTGGACTTTTTACCGGCGGAACGCTGGCCTATGAAGCGGCCTATCTGGCGAAGGAGGCCATGGGCATCAAGGAGGAGAGCGTTCACGAGATGGGCTACATCCTCCGATCGGAGAACGGGGAGATCATTGACCTCGGCGACGATGTGTACACAAAGGGCAAGCCCCATCCCATGATGGATCCCAGCTCGCGAAACGAGAAAATGAAGGAGATTCTGGCGGGGCTGGACCGACCGGCGGTGGTGCTGCTGGATGTGGTGCTGGGCTATGGCTCGGCCAAGGATCCGGCGGCGGAACTGGCCGGCGCCATTGAGGAGCTTCAAAAGGTCCGCGGGGATCGGACCGCGTTCGTGGTCAATCTTCTCGGCACAGAGGGGGATCCTCAAAATCTCTTCCATTCCAAAGCGGTTCTGGAGAAGGCCGGCGCACACGTCTACCTTGGCAACAGCCGGGCGGTGAAAGCCGCCCTTGAGATCGCCGGATACGCCCTGCCCGATGCACCGCTGAAGGCGGCAAAGCTGCCCGGTGCAATAAAGTGTGCGGGGGCTTCAAACGCCGCAAAGGAACTGCTTCAAAGAACGCCTGCCGTGATCAATGTGGGCCTCAAGGGCTTTGCCGACGATCTTGAGAAGCAGGGCGTAAGATCGGTGCACTTTGAATGGCGGCCGGTGGCCGGCGGCGATAAAACGCTGTTGAAAGCCCTGAATTTCCTGGGACACTATGAATTTAAGGACGGCCCTTACCGCAACATCGATGAAGCCAATGAGGCTGTAATCGACAAGGTGCGCGGCAGCCTGCCCTGTCTGGTGGATGTGATTCCCGCCTGCGAGGCGTCGGATGTCTTTGGTCACGGCAAGCTTCTGCTCCATGCCGGACCGCCCATCGAGTGGCAGGAGATGACCCATCCCATGCAGGGCTCCTGCGTGGGCGCGGCGCTCTTTGAAGAATGGGCTGCGACGGAGGAGGAGGCCTGGGCCCTCTTTGAGCGGGGCGAGGTGGCCTTCATGCCCTGCCATCATGCGGGCTTCGTGGGACCCATGGGGGGCATCACCTCGGCACACATGCCAGTGCTCAAGGTCACCAATGTGACCGGCGGCAACGATGCCTACTGCACCATGAACGAGGGTATCGGCCAGGTGCTGCGTTTCGGCGCCTACGGACCAGCTGTGGTGGACCGGCTGCGCTTCATGCGGGACACACTGGGCCCCGTGCTGGCAAAGGCGGTGAAGACGGTGGAAGGCGGCCTCAATCTGAACGTGATGATTGGCAGGGCCATTGCCATGGGCGACGAGTTCCATCAAAGGAACATTGCCGCATCCCTCGTTTTCCTGAAGGAAGTGGCGCCCATCATTGTGGGTCTGGATATCCCCACTGAAGATAAGAGGAAGGTTATTCAGTTTCTGGCAAACACCGACCAGTTTTTCCTAAATGTGATGATGGCTACCGGCAAAGCGGTGATGGACTACGCGGCGACGGTGGAGTATGGGACGGTGGTCACGGTGATGAGCCGTAACGGAAAGGATTTTGGCATCCGTGTGAGCGGCATGGGGAACGAGTGGTTTACCGGCCCGGTCAATACGCCCAAGGGCCTGTACTTCACGGGCTTTAGCGAGGAGGACGCCAACCCCGACATCGGCGACTCGGCCATCACCGAAACCTTCGGCGTGGGCGGCATGGCCATGATCGCGGCGCCGGCGGTCACCCGTTTTGTGGGCAGCGGTGGCTTTTACGACGCGCTGGAGACCAGCAACCGCATGTGCGAGATTACCATCGCCAACAACGGCATGTTCCCCATCCCCACCTGGGATTTCAAGGGAACCTGCCTTGGCATCGACATCCGCAAGGTGGCGGCCACCGGCATCACGCCGGTGATCAACACCGGTATTGCTCACAAAATTGCGGGCTTGGGACAGATTGGCGCGGGTACGGTCAATCCGCCGCTGGAGTGCTTCACCAAGGCGGTGCTGGCCTATGCGGAAAAACTGGGGTTTAACCCGAATTGA
- the allB gene encoding allantoinase AllB, translating into MYDVLIMGGLVVSGKAVTPAGIGIKDGKIAALLAPESRPEAGEVIDASGRYVFPGAIDSHAHLNDPGFTWREDFEHGTAAAAAGGCTTVVDMPLQNEPALTDGDIFERKLAAVSGKAHVDYAFWGGLVDSNLDQLAGLHEKGCVAFKSFIGPVSPDYVSLSYGEARQAMEIIHSFGGRAGFHCEDFSIIRHGEMLNKRAGRNGWQDFLDSRPVSAELTATQAVLDLAAETGCKVHICHVSHPKVAEAIAEAQRAGVDVTAETCGHYLSFTKEDVLKRGALFKCAPPLRSREAAEELWTYVESGVISSVGSDHSPCRADEKEGESVFDIWGGISGIQSTLQVVYSEGVVKRGYSPTLLARALSEGPAKTFGIYGQKGALQPGFDGDLVILDPDRVWEITADSLHYLNRISAFVGMKGKGLPVLTLVRGRIVARDGRVVGEKGYGQLVKRMG; encoded by the coding sequence ATGTATGATGTTTTGATTATGGGCGGCCTCGTGGTGAGCGGAAAGGCAGTGACGCCGGCGGGGATCGGGATAAAGGACGGAAAGATCGCGGCGCTTCTGGCGCCGGAATCGCGGCCGGAGGCGGGAGAGGTGATCGATGCTTCGGGCAGGTATGTGTTTCCCGGCGCCATCGACAGCCATGCGCATCTCAACGACCCCGGATTTACCTGGCGGGAGGATTTTGAACATGGCACGGCAGCCGCAGCGGCGGGCGGATGCACCACGGTGGTGGATATGCCCCTGCAGAACGAGCCTGCATTGACGGATGGAGATATCTTTGAACGAAAGCTTGCGGCCGTATCCGGAAAAGCTCATGTGGACTATGCTTTTTGGGGCGGGCTGGTGGACAGCAATCTGGATCAACTTGCCGGACTCCATGAAAAGGGCTGTGTGGCATTCAAATCTTTCATCGGACCGGTTTCTCCAGATTACGTGTCCCTCAGCTATGGCGAGGCACGGCAGGCCATGGAGATCATTCATAGCTTTGGCGGCCGCGCCGGCTTCCACTGCGAGGATTTCTCCATCATCCGCCATGGCGAGATGCTGAATAAGCGTGCAGGCCGAAACGGCTGGCAGGATTTTCTCGATTCGCGGCCGGTATCGGCGGAGCTGACTGCCACCCAGGCGGTCCTGGACCTGGCGGCGGAAACGGGCTGCAAGGTGCATATCTGCCATGTATCCCATCCGAAGGTGGCCGAGGCCATCGCAGAAGCCCAGCGGGCGGGCGTGGACGTGACGGCGGAGACCTGCGGACATTACCTCAGCTTCACGAAGGAGGATGTTCTCAAGCGGGGCGCGCTCTTCAAATGTGCGCCGCCCCTTCGCAGCAGGGAAGCGGCGGAAGAGCTTTGGACCTATGTGGAGTCGGGAGTGATCTCTTCGGTGGGTTCGGACCATTCCCCCTGCAGAGCGGATGAAAAGGAGGGCGAGAGCGTATTTGATATCTGGGGCGGCATCAGCGGCATCCAAAGCACCCTGCAGGTGGTCTACAGCGAAGGTGTGGTGAAGCGGGGTTATTCGCCCACCCTTTTGGCCAGGGCGCTCAGCGAGGGCCCGGCAAAGACCTTTGGGATCTATGGCCAAAAGGGAGCCCTTCAGCCGGGTTTTGATGGGGACCTGGTGATCCTGGACCCTGACCGGGTGTGGGAGATCACCGCGGATTCGCTGCATTATCTGAACAGAATTTCTGCCTTCGTGGGCATGAAGGGGAAGGGGCTCCCCGTTTTGACCCTGGTGCGGGGCAGAATTGTGGCCCGGGATGGGCGGGTTGTGGGCGAAAAGGGATATGGACAACTGGTGAAAAGGATGGGATAG
- a CDS encoding DUF2877 domain-containing protein, protein MNLDGAVAECVEAAEKMFRNGAEGCVHSVYRSVINLQLPGRLMALHPSEATKTPLSITLRGTLPKAVRGMPVRFTPRWLEIEDTIIFAGERQVWNPKLAGRLTRDTMDGIARAIERNLFAFMDKEGSDSGVLTAAFQKRIAAMEKAAGWREVLEQVPSLIGLGQGLTPSGDDFLVGMLWACRLTAAPFDELSNRVRELAGGTNDLSREFLLRSCEGEFGEKLHRLAREGNEAAVKSVAETGHSSGRDTLRGILMALRVAVNMEESL, encoded by the coding sequence ATGAATTTGGATGGGGCTGTCGCTGAATGCGTGGAGGCTGCTGAGAAAATGTTCAGGAACGGCGCCGAGGGTTGTGTGCATTCCGTTTACCGCAGTGTGATCAACCTTCAGCTTCCCGGAAGACTTATGGCCCTCCATCCTTCGGAAGCGACGAAAACTCCGCTGTCCATCACCCTCAGAGGAACGCTTCCAAAGGCGGTCCGAGGCATGCCGGTTCGATTCACGCCCCGCTGGCTGGAGATTGAGGATACCATAATCTTTGCCGGGGAACGGCAGGTTTGGAATCCGAAGCTTGCCGGGCGGCTGACAAGGGACACTATGGACGGTATTGCCCGGGCAATCGAAAGAAATCTTTTCGCCTTTATGGATAAAGAAGGGTCTGATAGCGGTGTCCTGACGGCCGCTTTTCAAAAAAGAATAGCGGCCATGGAAAAAGCCGCGGGCTGGCGGGAAGTTCTGGAGCAAGTGCCTTCCCTGATCGGACTGGGGCAGGGGCTCACACCCTCTGGGGACGATTTTCTGGTGGGCATGCTTTGGGCGTGCCGGCTGACAGCGGCGCCCTTTGACGAGCTGTCGAACCGGGTACGGGAGCTGGCCGGGGGGACAAATGACCTCAGCCGTGAGTTCCTCCTCCGCTCCTGCGAAGGGGAATTTGGTGAGAAACTCCACCGTTTGGCCCGGGAGGGCAATGAGGCGGCGGTGAAAAGCGTGGCTGAGACCGGCCACAGTTCGGGCCGCGACACCCTTCGGGGCATCCTCATGGCCTTAAGAGTCGCGGTAAACATGGAGGAATCATTATGA
- a CDS encoding M20 family metallo-hydrolase has product MENAAARMEKDIEMLSKISAPGPGVTRLPFTPEAKKTVEALKWLMAEAGMEVRVDASEAVIGRLEGKRRETILIGSHYDSVKNGGAFDGMSGVICGIETVRQLREAEIQPLYSVEVIAMNDEEGARFSSGFLSSKALLGEITVDELKRLKDAAGISIYEAMEAYGADPDRIGEAVRELEGLKAFLEVHIEQGPILEANQKSIGIVDTIVGMKRRIITVKGRADHVGTTPMDMRIDAIEIAAKAVARLGDLAREYEHTVATCGYFAPLPNAVNTVASEVKFSVDIRSTKLENVDAVYHRFLAILDEEAARFKGSYSILETLTVDPVDMDEKLQGLIEDSCIQNGFAYQHINSGAGHDSLPIGEKMPTAMIFVPSKKGRSHCPEEDTDCKYLAQAVAILKDVVLNLK; this is encoded by the coding sequence ATGGAAAACGCAGCGGCGCGCATGGAGAAGGATATCGAGATGCTGTCCAAGATTTCCGCGCCCGGCCCGGGTGTAACCCGTCTGCCCTTCACGCCGGAGGCCAAAAAGACGGTGGAAGCGCTGAAGTGGCTCATGGCGGAAGCGGGCATGGAGGTTCGGGTGGACGCATCGGAAGCGGTCATTGGCCGCCTGGAGGGAAAGCGCAGGGAAACAATCCTGATCGGCTCCCACTACGACAGCGTGAAAAACGGCGGCGCTTTTGATGGCATGTCCGGCGTGATCTGCGGTATTGAGACGGTGCGCCAGCTGAGGGAGGCGGAAATTCAGCCCCTGTATTCGGTGGAAGTTATCGCCATGAACGATGAGGAAGGGGCGCGTTTCTCCTCGGGATTTTTGTCCAGCAAGGCTCTTCTGGGCGAGATCACGGTGGACGAACTGAAGCGGCTGAAGGATGCGGCGGGCATAAGCATCTATGAGGCCATGGAGGCATACGGCGCCGACCCCGACCGGATTGGCGAGGCGGTCCGGGAACTTGAGGGGCTCAAAGCTTTTCTTGAGGTGCACATCGAGCAGGGCCCCATTCTTGAAGCGAACCAGAAATCCATTGGAATCGTGGACACCATCGTGGGTATGAAGCGGCGCATCATCACGGTGAAGGGCAGGGCGGACCACGTGGGCACCACGCCCATGGATATGCGCATCGATGCCATCGAGATTGCAGCCAAGGCTGTGGCCCGGCTGGGCGATCTCGCACGGGAATATGAGCATACGGTGGCCACCTGCGGGTATTTTGCACCACTGCCGAACGCCGTTAACACGGTGGCCTCGGAGGTAAAGTTCAGCGTCGATATCCGAAGCACCAAACTGGAGAATGTGGACGCCGTCTATCACAGATTTCTGGCCATTCTGGATGAGGAAGCCGCCCGGTTTAAGGGAAGCTACTCCATATTGGAGACGCTGACGGTGGATCCTGTGGACATGGACGAAAAACTGCAGGGGCTGATCGAGGACAGCTGCATCCAAAACGGTTTTGCCTATCAGCATATCAACAGCGGTGCTGGACATGACAGCCTGCCCATTGGGGAGAAGATGCCCACGGCCATGATTTTTGTGCCCAGCAAAAAGGGCCGCAGCCACTGCCCCGAGGAGGATACTGACTGCAAGTATCTGGCGCAGGCGGTAGCGATTTTGAAGGATGTCGTTCTCAACCTGAAATAG